The segment CGAGTACGCCGACGCGGGCGACCTGCGGTTCGCCGCCCAACTGCTCAAGCACGTGGTCTTCGCCGCCCCCGACCGCGCCGACGCCAAGGAGCAGCTGGCGGAGGTCTTCGAGCGGCTCGGGTACGGCGCCGAGAACGCCACCTGGCGCAACTGCTACCTGGTCGGCGCCCACGAGCTGCGGCACGGCGTCCGGCCCACCCCGATCTCGGCCGGCAGCATGGCCGGGGCGCTCTCCGTCGACCAGGTCTTCGACTCGCTGGCGATCCGGGTCAACGGGCCCCGGGCCTGGGACGAACGGCTCAGCACCGTCTGGAGGTTCACCGACCTCGGCACCGTCCACCGGGTCACCCTGCACAACGGCGTCCTGGTGCACGGCGAGGCCGCCGGCGACGGCGGCCCGGCCGACCTCACCGTCACCCTCACCAAGCCGCAGCTGTTCGCCCTGCTGGCCGGGAAGGGCGCCGACGACCTCGGCCTGGACGGCGACGCCACCGTGCTGGACCGGCTGTTCGCCGCCCTGGACGAACCCGACGCGTCCTTCCCGGTGGTCACCCCCTGACCACCGCCCGACCGGAGGTCAGTCCTGGTCGGCCGGGACCTCGTACTCGGCGACCAGGACGGCCCGGGCCAGGGCCAGGAAGCCGAGGGTGCCGCTGACCACGGCCGCCGGGGTGTCCGCGGCCAGCCCGAGGGACTCCACCGGCAGCGCGTGCACGGCGAACACGTAGCGGTGCGGGCCGTGGCCGGGCGGCGGGGCGGCGCCGCCGAAGTCGTTGCCGCCGTAGTCGTTGCGGCCGTGCACGGCCCCGGCGGGCAGGCCCGGGAAGCCGCCGCCGCCCGCCCCGGCGGGCAGCTCGGTGGTGCCGGCCGGGAGGTCGGTCAGCTGCCAGTGCCACCAGCCGCAGCCGGTCGGCGCGTCCGGGTCGAAGCAGGTCACCGCGAAGCTCTTCGTCTCCGGCGGGAAGCCGGACCAGCTGAGCTGCGGCGAACGGTTCCCGCCCCGGTACGCCTGCTCCGGACCGAGCCGGCCGCCGTCGTCGACGTCGGCGCTGAGCAGCGTGAAGGACGGGACGGGCCGCATGAAGTCGAACGGCAGCGGCGGTCTGGCGGGCGTGGTCATCGGCAGGTTCCCCCTCGGAAGGACGGTCGGTGCCGGGCGAGCCTAGCCGCGAGTTTTCGACTCGCCCAATGCCCTTGCGCCGTGGGAGAATTGATGCGCGAGGACGTGCCCCGCCAGCCCCCGGCCCCTCGGTTCGTCCCCCTTCGTCCGCCTCATCCCGCCGCCGCCGCGAGGTCGAGCTCGGCGCGGGCCGGGTCGGCGAGCAGGGCGGCCAGGGCGGCGGCGAAGACGGGGCCGCCCCCGGCGAGGGCGAGGTCCTTCGCGGCGAGGCGGATCGGGAAGTCCGCGTCGGTGCTGTCGACCCGGGCCATCACACCCGCCAGCGGGCCCGCGGCCAGCGCGCGACGGGCCTGCGCGGCGGGGACGCCGAGGCGCTCGGCG is part of the Kitasatospora cineracea genome and harbors:
- a CDS encoding YbhB/YbcL family Raf kinase inhibitor-like protein, with the translated sequence MTTPARPPLPFDFMRPVPSFTLLSADVDDGGRLGPEQAYRGGNRSPQLSWSGFPPETKSFAVTCFDPDAPTGCGWWHWQLTDLPAGTTELPAGAGGGGFPGLPAGAVHGRNDYGGNDFGGAAPPPGHGPHRYVFAVHALPVESLGLAADTPAAVVSGTLGFLALARAVLVAEYEVPADQD